One region of Salvia miltiorrhiza cultivar Shanhuang (shh) chromosome 3, IMPLAD_Smil_shh, whole genome shotgun sequence genomic DNA includes:
- the LOC131016156 gene encoding NAC domain-containing protein 91 isoform X1: MAVLPVKALPVGYRFRPTDEELIDHYLRLKINRRDKEVSVIREIDVCKWEPWDLPDLSVVESTDNEWFFFCPKDRKYQNGQRLNRATEKGYWKATGKDRNITTRKGVKIGMKKTLVFYMGRAPDGKRTNWVIHEYRATDKSLDGTHPGQGAYVLCRLFRKAELKQDDITASSNINEVEEIIASPPEVRSVEDEQSEPVSPSLGGMVEPRPSSVESHQTLSTQKAADSTPIPLDWHSNSGIADEMEDNVLDIKSIPPNPELEKLLNEFCYPEQQTTDGKMFSPLHSQMQSELGNPYFYGNFNDDISDNQQTIPFQYGTNPADDIEKFLNSVFVDPEGQISRLEKDSNSCSESEGEVSQRQGDLFMLPVESFEDNIKQESPFQSEVSSEMPAVDQDGHSSYVSSSLDQGNLVYATNFFEFPNDFTTDSSGNYIGHMSNVENTGLYSPAVEDTTSGTGIVIRKRQIPNQSTVQNTALHGTAPRRLRLQMKLQVGPVQCGLPNEQTNSKIEQESDTAQDDEKAASVSAHESGASTSVDANCDGNSNDTTTYPEVKAESPYSKSEDTLSQRSGCALSVSSLRYMPKVLMAMSLIVMLIAVWAYSTSYMKLTRK, encoded by the exons ATGGCTGTGCTTCCGGTTAAGGCTTTACCGGTGGGATATAGATTCCGGCCGACGGACGAGGAGCTGATCGATCACTACTTGAGGCTCAAAATCAATAGGCGGGATAAGGAAGTCAGTGTTATTCGTGAAATTGATGTTTGTAAATGGGAGCCCTGGGATTTACCTG ATTTATCTGTGGTAGAGTCTACTGACAATGAGTGGTTCTTCTTCTGCCCTAAGGATCGTAAATACCAAAATGGTCAGAGATTGAACCGGGCTACAGAGAAAGGTTACTGGAAGGCAACTGGTAAGGATAGGAATATAACTACCCGAAAGGGAGTAAAGATCGGGATGAAGAAGACTTTGGTTTTCTACATGGGTCGTGCACCCGATGGAAAGAGGACTAACTGGGTGATTCACGAGTATCGTGCTACTGATAAGTCTCTGGATGGCACCCACCCTGGTCAG GGCGCCTATGTACTCTGCCGTTTGTTTAGAAAGGCTGAGCTGAAACAAGATGATATCACTGCATCTTCAAACATCAATGAAGTTGAAGAGATAATTGCTTCTCCTCCGGAAGTTCGATCTGTTGAAGATGAACAATCAGAACCAGTTAGTCCAAGTTTAGGTGGCATGGTTGAACCACGACCTTCTAGTGTCGAAAGCCATCAGACTTTAAGTACTCAGAAAGCTGCAGACAGCACTCCAATACCTCTTGATTGGCATAGCAACAGCGGCATTGCTGATGAGATGGAGGACAATGTATTAGACATTAAATCTATTCCT CCTAACCCTGAGCTGGAGAAATTATTGAATGAATTTTGCTACCCTGAGCAACAGACAACAGATGGGAAAATGTTTTCTCCATTGCATTCCCAGATGCAGTCAGAGCTTGGAAACCCGTACTTCTATGGAAACTTTAATGATGATATCAGTGATAATCAACAAACTATCCCATTCCAATATGGAACCAATCCTGCTGACGATATTGAAAAGTTCTTGAACTCTGTTTTTGTTGATCCTGAGGGGCAGATTAGCAGGTTGGAAAAAGATAGCAACTCATGTAGTGAATCGGAGGGAGAGGTGTCTCAGAGACAG GGTGATCTGTTTATGCTACCAGTTGAGTCGTTTGAGGACAATATCAAGCAAGAGTCTCCATTCCAGAGTGAAGTTTCTTCTGAAATGCCAGCCGTTGATCAAGATGGCCACAGTTCTTATGTTAGCAGCAGTTTAGACCAAGGGAACTTGGTTTACGCAACTAACTTCTTTGAATTCCCAAATGATTTCACAACTGACTCTTCTGGCAATTACATCGGACACATGTCAAATGTTGAAAACACTGGTCTCTATAGCCCTGCAGTCGAAGACACAACTTCCGGAACTGGCATTGTGATAAGGAAACGCCAGATTCCTAATCAAAGTACTGTGCAGAACACTGCATTACATGGAACTGCTCCAAGAAGACTTCGTCTGCAGATGAAATTACAAGTTGGACCTGTTCAATGTGGCCTTCCTAACGAGCAAACTAACTCTAAAATAGAGCAAGAAAGCGACACAGCCCAG GATGATGAGAAGGCTGCTAGTGTCTCCGCTCATGAATCGGGGGCTTCAACTTCTGTTGATGCAAATTGCGATGGAAACTCAAATGATACAACCACATACCCGGAGGTTAAAGCCGAATCACCATATAGTAAATCTGAAGACACTCTTTCACAGCGCTCCGGTTGTGCACTTTCAGTTTCTTCATTGAGATACATGCCTAAGGTACTCATGGCCATGAGTCTCATAGTCATGCTTATTGCTGTGTGGGCATATTCAACCTCCTACATGAAACTAACTAGAAAGTAA
- the LOC131016155 gene encoding uncharacterized calcium-binding protein At1g02270-like: MGRKNRTLNNGRLSRIGSYAIASSIKDPSSISCTTFNILAPIYKRLNHEDPSFRESDVKDHWMDRNQRILNWLLCERSSIICLQEFWVGNEELVSIYDKRLGDAGYLNFKLARTNNRGDGLLTAVHKDYFRVINHRELLFNDFGDRVAQLLHVELNAPFSQNLNSHVRQELLIVNTHLLFPHNSSMCLERLRQVYKILQYVESYQKENKLKPLPILLCGDWNGSKRGHIYKFLRSQGFVSSYDTAHQYTDADAHKWVSHRNHRGNICGVDFIWLLNPNKYRKLLNASWSEAVLGMFKYQLRRASLTEDDAFAFLKADNDGDCISYAGFCEALRQLNLIGHCNGLSNEEIQGLWVQTDMDGNGVVDYKEFKQRIWNASWFEQGVEANEEDSLATDTEQAIGFSVKNAVLFPTEVEKGMWPEDYSLSDHARLTVVFSPVRMPCPRLITS; the protein is encoded by the exons ATGGGGAGGAAGAACAGAACCTTAAACAACGGGAGATTGTCAAGAATCGGCAGCTACGCCATAGCTTCATCGATTAAGGACCCCTCTTCCATTTCCTGTACGACCTTCAACATCCTCGCACCTATTTACAAAAGGCTCAATCACGAG GACCCCAGCTTCAGAGAAAGTGATGTTAAAGATCATTGGATGGATAGAAATCAGAGGATTTTGAATTGGTTATTGTGTGAGAGATCTTCCATAATCTGTCTTCAG GAATTCTGGGTTGGGAATGAGGAGTTGGTGAGCATCTATGATAAGAGGCTTGGTGATGCTGGTTACCTCAATTTCAAGCTTGCTCGGACAAATAATCGCGGAGATG gTTTGCTGACCGCCGTGCATAAGGACTATTTTAGGGTCATCAACCACCGAGAGCTTCTTTTCAATGATTTTGGCGACCGTGTTGCTCAGTTATTGCATGTTGAACTGAACGCGCCCTTTTCACAAAATCTGAACAGTCATGTTCGTCAAGAACTTCTCATAGTGAACACACATTTATTGTTTCCACATAATTCGAGTATGTGCTTGGAGCGATTGCGTCAG GTCTACAAAATATTGCAATATGTGGAATCATATCAAAAGGAAAACAAACTTAAGCCCTTGCCTATTTTACTATGCGG TGATTGGAATGGCAGTAAGAGAGGAcatatttataaatttctcaGATCTCAGGGATTCGTATCATCATATGATACTGCTCATCAGTATACTGATGCAGACGCGCACAAG TGGGTGAGCCACCGTAACCACCGTGGCAACATCTGTGGTGTTGATTTTATATGGCTTCTCAACCCCAACAAATACCGGAAATTGCTAAATGCTAGTTGGAGCGAGGCGGTGTTGGGGATGTTCAAG TATCAACTTAGGCGAGCTTCACTGACAGAAGATGATGCCTTTGCGTTTCTGAAGGCTGATAACGACGGTGATTGCATCTCATATGCGGGCTTCTGCGAAGCACTGCGACAG CTTAATTTGATCGGCCATTGTAACGGATTGAGCAATGAGGAGATACAGGGACTGTGGGTGCAGACCGACATGGATGGAAACGGTGTCGTTGACTACAAAGAATTTAAG CAAAGGATATGGAACGCCTCATGGTTCGAGCAAGGAGTCGAGGCGAATGAGGAGGACTCTTTAGCCACAGACACGGAGCAGGCGATTGGATTCAGCGTCAAGAACGCTGTCCTCTTCCCCACAGAGGTAGAGAAAGGAATGTGGCCGGAAGACTACTCTCTTTCAGACCATGCTCGACTCACTGTGGTGTTCTCACCGGTCAGAATGCCGTGCCCTCGACTGATCACTTCATGA
- the LOC131016156 gene encoding NAC domain-containing protein 91 isoform X2 produces MAVLPVKALPVGYRFRPTDEELIDHYLRLKINRRDKEVSVIREIDVCKWEPWDLPDLSVVESTDNEWFFFCPKDRKYQNGQRLNRATEKGYWKATGKDRNITTRKGVKIGMKKTLVFYMGRAPDGKRTNWVIHEYRATDKSLDGTHPGQGAYVLCRLFRKAELKQDDITASSNINEVEEIIASPPEVRSVEDEQSEPVSPSLGGMVEPRPSSVESHQTLSTQKAADSTPIPLDWHSNSGIADEMEDNVLDIKSIPPNPELEKLLNEFCYPEQQTTDGKMFSPLHSQMQSELGNPYFYGNFNDDISDNQQTIPFQYGTNPADDIEKFLNSVFVDPEGQISRLEKDSNSCSESEGEVSQRQGDLFMLPVESFEDNIKQESPFQSEVSSEMPAVDQDGHSSYVSSSLDQGNLVYATNFFEFPNDFTTDSSGNYIGHMSNVENTGLYSPAVEDTTSGTGIVIRKRQIPNQSTVQNTALHGTAPRRLRLQMKLQVGPVQCGLPNEQTNSKIEQESDTAQDDEKAASVSAHESGASTSVDANCDGNSNDTTTYPEVKAESPYSKSEDTLSQRSGCALSVSSLRYMPKVFMLLSL; encoded by the exons ATGGCTGTGCTTCCGGTTAAGGCTTTACCGGTGGGATATAGATTCCGGCCGACGGACGAGGAGCTGATCGATCACTACTTGAGGCTCAAAATCAATAGGCGGGATAAGGAAGTCAGTGTTATTCGTGAAATTGATGTTTGTAAATGGGAGCCCTGGGATTTACCTG ATTTATCTGTGGTAGAGTCTACTGACAATGAGTGGTTCTTCTTCTGCCCTAAGGATCGTAAATACCAAAATGGTCAGAGATTGAACCGGGCTACAGAGAAAGGTTACTGGAAGGCAACTGGTAAGGATAGGAATATAACTACCCGAAAGGGAGTAAAGATCGGGATGAAGAAGACTTTGGTTTTCTACATGGGTCGTGCACCCGATGGAAAGAGGACTAACTGGGTGATTCACGAGTATCGTGCTACTGATAAGTCTCTGGATGGCACCCACCCTGGTCAG GGCGCCTATGTACTCTGCCGTTTGTTTAGAAAGGCTGAGCTGAAACAAGATGATATCACTGCATCTTCAAACATCAATGAAGTTGAAGAGATAATTGCTTCTCCTCCGGAAGTTCGATCTGTTGAAGATGAACAATCAGAACCAGTTAGTCCAAGTTTAGGTGGCATGGTTGAACCACGACCTTCTAGTGTCGAAAGCCATCAGACTTTAAGTACTCAGAAAGCTGCAGACAGCACTCCAATACCTCTTGATTGGCATAGCAACAGCGGCATTGCTGATGAGATGGAGGACAATGTATTAGACATTAAATCTATTCCT CCTAACCCTGAGCTGGAGAAATTATTGAATGAATTTTGCTACCCTGAGCAACAGACAACAGATGGGAAAATGTTTTCTCCATTGCATTCCCAGATGCAGTCAGAGCTTGGAAACCCGTACTTCTATGGAAACTTTAATGATGATATCAGTGATAATCAACAAACTATCCCATTCCAATATGGAACCAATCCTGCTGACGATATTGAAAAGTTCTTGAACTCTGTTTTTGTTGATCCTGAGGGGCAGATTAGCAGGTTGGAAAAAGATAGCAACTCATGTAGTGAATCGGAGGGAGAGGTGTCTCAGAGACAG GGTGATCTGTTTATGCTACCAGTTGAGTCGTTTGAGGACAATATCAAGCAAGAGTCTCCATTCCAGAGTGAAGTTTCTTCTGAAATGCCAGCCGTTGATCAAGATGGCCACAGTTCTTATGTTAGCAGCAGTTTAGACCAAGGGAACTTGGTTTACGCAACTAACTTCTTTGAATTCCCAAATGATTTCACAACTGACTCTTCTGGCAATTACATCGGACACATGTCAAATGTTGAAAACACTGGTCTCTATAGCCCTGCAGTCGAAGACACAACTTCCGGAACTGGCATTGTGATAAGGAAACGCCAGATTCCTAATCAAAGTACTGTGCAGAACACTGCATTACATGGAACTGCTCCAAGAAGACTTCGTCTGCAGATGAAATTACAAGTTGGACCTGTTCAATGTGGCCTTCCTAACGAGCAAACTAACTCTAAAATAGAGCAAGAAAGCGACACAGCCCAG GATGATGAGAAGGCTGCTAGTGTCTCCGCTCATGAATCGGGGGCTTCAACTTCTGTTGATGCAAATTGCGATGGAAACTCAAATGATACAACCACATACCCGGAGGTTAAAGCCGAATCACCATATAGTAAATCTGAAGACACTCTTTCACAGCGCTCCGGTTGTGCACTTTCAGTTTCTTCATTGAGATACATGCCTAAG GTGTTTATGCTGCTTTCCTTGTAG